From Nitrososphaerales archaeon, one genomic window encodes:
- a CDS encoding metalloregulator ArsR/SmtB family transcription factor, with product MQVAVERLRLKAKLFRGFADPTRLAILECLRDGEVQATEIAKRLNQSESNISNHLSCLMDCGLVKNRRNGRNVYYSIRVDKVQDMLERADETLKQVYDEIATCVRYDQ from the coding sequence ATGCAGGTCGCTGTCGAACGTCTCAGGCTGAAGGCTAAGCTCTTCAGGGGTTTCGCTGACCCCACCAGGCTCGCGATACTCGAATGCCTCCGAGACGGCGAGGTCCAAGCGACTGAAATCGCCAAACGACTGAACCAGAGCGAGTCGAACATCTCCAATCACCTCTCTTGCCTCATGGACTGTGGTCTCGTCAAAAACAGGAGGAATGGAAGGAACGTCTACTACAGCATCAGAGTCGATAAAGTTCAAGATATGCTTGAGCGTGCTGACGAGACGCTCAAACAGGTATATGACGAGATAGCTACCTGCGTCAGATACGATCAATAG
- a CDS encoding cation-translocating P-type ATPase — MEEEEEHEQSRFRIRLAVISGILLATGLITFLTDVPAEFRQGSFGVSLALVAGPVLYDALKRVRENPFNEDLLMGTVGIGAAGIGAWGEGAAVLLLYNIAERVEDYTVDRVRNIAKRVAGLLPKRALIKRNGRTEEIPIEDLSIGDIIVVKAGWRIPVDGRIVAGRSNLDQSIITGESIPVEKSLGDRVLSGSLSVDGSLEVLVEKPYKESTVNRIVEMVTEAHERKAKIERFIDRFSRYYIPSMILLSAGIALIPPLVLHQPFQTWLYRALIVLVIACPSALVISTPVTVLMGLTRAMWSGILIKGGRYLEELSSVKTIIFDKTGTLTQGKLRVSRVVPLNGFSEEEVLRLAAMAESRSSHPIAHAILEKASYGVTEGSNGVQMVDVAGKGIKAILSGRGTLLIGKTSFLMESGVEISEVTPKLMPSSGTTMAVALDGRMIGAIYVEDEIRPEAKDVVTQLHSMGKKTIMMTGDNAITAQEASTALGIDEYYAELLPEDKVRLAGQLKKNYGNTLMVGDGVNDAPALAASNVGIAVGTAGNDIAIEAADVALMGSDLKAVPYLLKLGRKASTRIKFNIALALAVKALMIVLGAAGLIPLWFAVIGDDGLTLLIIANALPLLRFRPRPS; from the coding sequence ATGGAGGAAGAGGAGGAGCATGAGCAGAGCAGGTTCAGAATACGGCTGGCTGTAATCTCTGGCATCCTGCTGGCCACGGGTCTCATTACCTTCCTCACGGATGTGCCGGCGGAGTTCAGGCAGGGGTCATTCGGCGTGTCCCTGGCCCTAGTCGCAGGACCTGTCCTCTACGACGCTCTGAAAAGGGTCAGGGAAAATCCATTCAACGAAGACCTACTCATGGGCACAGTGGGCATCGGTGCAGCGGGAATCGGAGCATGGGGGGAGGGCGCTGCCGTCCTCTTACTCTACAACATCGCTGAGCGGGTCGAGGACTACACTGTGGACAGGGTCAGGAACATTGCCAAACGAGTGGCGGGTCTCCTGCCCAAGAGGGCCCTCATCAAGAGGAACGGGAGGACAGAGGAAATTCCGATTGAAGACCTCAGCATTGGAGACATAATCGTTGTAAAGGCAGGTTGGAGAATCCCTGTCGATGGAAGGATAGTGGCTGGAAGATCTAACTTAGACCAGTCCATCATAACCGGAGAATCCATACCCGTCGAAAAGTCTCTGGGAGATAGGGTCCTCTCGGGTAGCCTTAGCGTCGACGGCTCACTTGAAGTTCTTGTTGAGAAGCCCTACAAGGAATCTACGGTCAATAGAATTGTCGAGATGGTTACCGAAGCCCACGAAAGAAAGGCCAAGATCGAGCGCTTCATCGACAGGTTCTCGCGATACTACATTCCTTCAATGATTCTTTTGTCGGCGGGTATAGCCTTGATACCACCACTGGTCTTGCATCAGCCCTTCCAGACATGGCTCTATAGGGCCCTGATAGTGCTCGTGATAGCCTGCCCAAGCGCCCTCGTAATCTCTACTCCCGTCACCGTACTGATGGGGTTGACGAGGGCCATGTGGAGCGGCATCCTGATCAAAGGGGGAAGGTACCTTGAAGAGCTGTCAAGCGTCAAGACGATAATATTCGACAAGACCGGGACCCTAACGCAGGGAAAGCTGAGAGTCTCAAGAGTGGTTCCTCTGAACGGTTTCAGCGAAGAGGAGGTTCTCAGACTCGCGGCTATGGCTGAGTCGAGATCGAGCCACCCTATCGCCCACGCGATTCTAGAGAAGGCAAGTTATGGAGTGACCGAAGGCTCGAATGGAGTACAGATGGTCGATGTTGCGGGAAAGGGAATCAAGGCCATCCTCAGTGGCAGAGGAACACTATTAATCGGCAAAACCTCATTCCTCATGGAATCCGGGGTGGAGATCAGCGAAGTCACTCCCAAATTAATGCCCTCGAGCGGCACTACGATGGCTGTAGCGCTCGATGGGAGGATGATCGGCGCAATCTACGTGGAGGATGAGATTCGTCCAGAGGCGAAGGATGTGGTGACGCAGCTTCACTCCATGGGCAAGAAAACTATTATGATGACCGGGGACAACGCAATAACAGCCCAAGAAGCTTCAACCGCGCTCGGTATCGATGAGTACTACGCGGAGCTGCTTCCCGAGGACAAGGTCAGGTTGGCCGGCCAGCTCAAGAAGAATTACGGAAACACGTTAATGGTAGGCGACGGCGTAAATGACGCCCCCGCCTTAGCGGCATCAAATGTGGGGATAGCGGTAGGCACTGCAGGGAACGACATAGCCATCGAGGCGGCAGACGTTGCGCTGATGGGCTCCGACCTTAAGGCCGTCCCATACCTCCTCAAGCTAGGTAGAAAGGCATCCACTAGGATAAAGTTCAACATCGCACTGGCACTCGCCGTCAAAGCGCTAATGATAGTCTTGGGCGCAGCGGGTCTGATACCCCTCTGGTTCGCGGTCATTGGCGATGACGGTCTGACGCTGCTGATCATAGCAAACGCTTTGCCTCTATTGAGGTTTCGCCCGAGACCTTCATAG
- a CDS encoding cation diffusion facilitator family transporter encodes MISGSIILLWVFGGILSNSLALLADAGHLATDALSLALALFAMRLARRPHTVESSYGYHRAEALAALINGAMLFLIAGYVFYEGYGRFLHPPGVNGQILLPVAAVGLAGNFVMVLLLRKGSDVSINIKAAFLHVLGDTFATIGVIVGGVVMVLYGLSVVDVLVASLIGILILRGAYKIVRGSLRIIMEQTPKDVRLTELTSEMMKVDGVKSVHELHVWSLTSGMNMMSCHVDVDEHHRDHEVLEALKNVAEKSNITHTTIQIEHHEDHEGFVNIGVRNESNADRPRQK; translated from the coding sequence TTGATCTCTGGAAGCATAATCCTCCTGTGGGTCTTCGGGGGGATTCTGAGCAACAGCCTCGCCCTCCTGGCGGATGCGGGGCATTTGGCGACCGATGCGCTTTCGCTTGCGCTCGCACTCTTCGCAATGAGACTCGCCAGGAGACCTCACACGGTGGAGTCAAGCTACGGATATCACAGAGCAGAGGCTCTCGCGGCACTCATCAACGGGGCAATGTTATTCCTGATTGCTGGGTATGTTTTCTATGAGGGATACGGACGATTCCTGCACCCCCCAGGGGTGAATGGCCAGATACTCCTCCCCGTGGCAGCGGTGGGTCTCGCGGGAAATTTTGTGATGGTACTGCTTCTGAGGAAGGGTAGCGATGTCAGCATCAACATCAAAGCGGCTTTTCTGCATGTGCTGGGCGACACGTTCGCCACGATTGGCGTCATAGTGGGAGGAGTCGTGATGGTCTTGTACGGGCTCTCTGTAGTGGATGTCTTGGTGGCATCCCTGATTGGCATCTTGATTCTCCGTGGTGCGTACAAAATTGTGAGGGGCTCGCTGAGAATCATCATGGAGCAGACGCCTAAGGATGTCCGACTGACAGAGCTGACTTCTGAGATGATGAAGGTTGACGGAGTGAAATCGGTCCATGAATTGCATGTGTGGAGCCTCACCTCAGGCATGAACATGATGAGTTGCCATGTCGATGTCGACGAGCACCACCGCGACCATGAAGTCCTCGAAGCCTTGAAAAATGTCGCCGAGAAGTCCAACATCACCCATACCACCATTCAGATAGAGCATCACGAGGACCACGAAGGCTTCGTGAACATCGGTGTGAGGAATGAATCCAATGCTGACAGGCCAAGGCAAAAGTAG
- a CDS encoding heavy-metal-associated domain-containing protein, which translates to MATTETGNWATGVFNIDNLDRQGRAAAIKKSLRKVDGVRRVSINYVTDNVHVDFDPRRVSPEKIRKMIETTG; encoded by the coding sequence ATGGCCACAACTGAAACTGGAAACTGGGCAACTGGAGTATTCAACATAGACAATCTTGACCGTCAAGGGCGGGCTGCGGCAATAAAGAAGTCTCTCCGCAAGGTCGATGGAGTGCGAAGGGTAAGCATCAACTACGTCACGGACAATGTGCATGTTGACTTCGACCCGAGAAGAGTCTCTCCAGAAAAGATCCGGAAGATGATAGAGACGACAGGATGA
- a CDS encoding ZIP family metal transporter yields MLCPSPKRRVRLIDYPQLLILGAIAGFTIFLGLPLAVLQNVSSRKKGFLNAIAIGILVFLIIDVFSHAWDTASGAAADAYVGKAAPGNAVLDLIAVFGGIAIGLLGLVFYEARYMTKTTAVVAQQPQTAESSSRGGSQAQLQTWLLEDVSAYRLAMMIAIGIGAHNFSEGLAIGQSYASGSIGLALILIIGFGAHNATEGFGIASPLTSLVKRPSTRFLATAGLVGGGPTFLGTVTGSLIGVSDFTYVLFLSIAGGALVYVSMLMYNTGRRQTTNRTLMIGIFVGLCAGFLTDLIVTLGGA; encoded by the coding sequence ATGTTATGCCCTTCTCCCAAGAGGCGTGTCAGACTGATAGACTATCCGCAGCTTCTAATCTTGGGAGCCATCGCCGGCTTCACGATCTTCCTCGGCCTGCCTCTCGCAGTGCTTCAGAATGTAAGCTCTCGCAAGAAAGGCTTCCTCAATGCCATCGCAATCGGAATCCTTGTGTTCCTGATTATCGACGTCTTCAGCCACGCGTGGGATACCGCGTCCGGTGCCGCCGCAGATGCCTATGTAGGGAAGGCAGCGCCCGGCAACGCAGTCCTTGACCTCATCGCCGTTTTCGGCGGTATCGCGATCGGGCTTCTCGGACTGGTATTCTACGAGGCTAGGTACATGACGAAGACGACCGCCGTCGTGGCTCAGCAGCCACAGACGGCCGAGAGCAGTTCCAGAGGAGGCTCCCAAGCCCAATTGCAAACTTGGCTTCTGGAGGACGTGAGCGCCTACAGACTCGCGATGATGATAGCCATAGGAATCGGCGCCCACAACTTCAGCGAGGGTCTCGCCATCGGTCAATCATATGCCTCGGGCTCGATTGGACTCGCCCTGATTCTCATAATCGGATTCGGGGCCCACAATGCGACTGAAGGCTTCGGGATAGCGAGCCCTCTGACCAGCCTCGTGAAGAGGCCGAGCACCCGCTTCCTAGCGACGGCAGGTCTTGTCGGTGGCGGGCCCACCTTCCTCGGCACTGTCACAGGGAGCCTGATCGGAGTATCCGACTTCACATACGTACTGTTCCTGAGCATCGCGGGTGGTGCCCTGGTCTACGTTTCGATGCTGATGTACAACACCGGAAGGAGGCAGACAACGAATCGCACCCTGATGATTGGAATCTTCGTCGGGCTCTGTGCCGGGTTCCTAACGGACCTGATCGTCACGCTCGGCGGAGCGTGA
- a CDS encoding divalent metal cation transporter codes for MADVDAPSVITAGESGAAFGYHLVFVLLILIVPLFFIQEASGRLGVTTGKGLAEVIKDNYSRRMAVLASLPMFITDFLSYTVEYAGIAVALEIFGVPPLVSLPAIFLVHASLVFTGSYRRTEKILLLVSAILLSSYILDAFLVKPDVGQLVAVGLSPFQPFSQPSFGYLIAANVGAVIMPWMLFYQAGAVAQKGLNRSHASHERLETLLGAIASEVLMVAIVIVSASIGSVDYLSPSSLAKAFVPLAGEYAYLIYGLGLGSAAFLGLVVVSLASTWGIAEALGWRRRIGEKFSLARNFYLVYLLETLPAVFIPLIFTNLVNLMLTLMVIFVFVTIVPAVMLGVICSNKVVMGANVMGPKWRLMYWSMLALVVLTGILTIPALLG; via the coding sequence ATGGCCGATGTCGATGCCCCTAGCGTGATAACGGCTGGAGAGAGCGGGGCAGCCTTTGGTTATCACCTCGTGTTCGTCCTGCTGATCCTGATCGTGCCCCTCTTCTTCATTCAGGAGGCCTCAGGAAGACTGGGGGTAACCACCGGCAAGGGATTGGCGGAGGTCATCAAGGACAACTACTCACGGAGAATGGCCGTGCTTGCCTCTCTACCGATGTTCATCACCGACTTCTTGAGCTACACTGTGGAGTATGCGGGCATAGCCGTGGCGCTCGAGATCTTTGGGGTGCCTCCCCTCGTCTCTCTACCCGCGATTTTTCTAGTTCACGCCTCTCTCGTGTTCACCGGGAGCTACAGGAGGACAGAGAAGATCCTGCTCCTTGTCTCTGCTATCCTTCTCTCCTCATACATCCTGGATGCATTCCTGGTCAAGCCTGACGTCGGCCAACTAGTCGCCGTGGGACTGTCGCCATTCCAGCCATTCTCCCAACCATCATTCGGATACCTGATAGCCGCCAACGTCGGGGCGGTGATAATGCCGTGGATGCTCTTCTACCAGGCAGGGGCAGTTGCCCAGAAGGGGTTGAACAGGAGCCATGCCTCCCATGAGAGGCTCGAGACGCTTCTCGGAGCGATAGCAAGCGAAGTTCTCATGGTAGCGATAGTCATCGTGTCCGCTTCCATCGGTTCGGTTGACTATCTTTCGCCTTCCTCGCTTGCAAAGGCGTTTGTCCCCCTGGCAGGAGAGTATGCCTACCTGATTTATGGCCTGGGGCTCGGCTCGGCGGCATTCCTCGGACTGGTCGTCGTCTCATTGGCAAGCACATGGGGCATCGCAGAAGCGCTTGGATGGAGGAGAAGGATAGGTGAGAAGTTCTCACTGGCCAGGAACTTCTACCTCGTTTACCTTTTGGAGACCCTGCCAGCGGTCTTCATACCGCTCATCTTCACGAATCTCGTGAATCTCATGCTGACCCTCATGGTCATCTTCGTCTTCGTAACCATAGTTCCTGCCGTAATGCTGGGCGTCATATGCTCCAACAAAGTGGTGATGGGAGCCAACGTGATGGGACCAAAGTGGAGGCTGATGTACTGGTCCATGCTGGCATTGGTCGTACTCACGGGAATACTTACCATACCGGCTCTTCTGGGCTAA
- a CDS encoding winged helix-turn-helix transcriptional regulator has product MPLKLDETDTSILKALMKDGRLSFRQIAVQVGVTTPTVESRVKKMTESGIIKKIAPILDIDKVENGVAALLMLKVELAEVNSILEKLTPLDEVRSVFLSTGVANMVVRVATSSNEAFQDFLSERVASLGVDVVSSEVITRTVKDEQGVALYGEMAVALVCDYCGGEISGKPFTLNVGEGKRFFCCKTCLSSYKEKYEAKSGASSGAIWNG; this is encoded by the coding sequence TTGCCCCTCAAGCTAGACGAGACTGACACTTCAATATTGAAGGCCTTGATGAAGGACGGCAGACTCTCATTCAGACAGATAGCAGTTCAGGTTGGGGTCACAACCCCGACTGTGGAAAGCAGGGTGAAGAAGATGACCGAGTCCGGAATAATCAAGAAGATCGCCCCTATTCTCGACATTGACAAGGTGGAAAACGGGGTGGCAGCCCTGCTGATGCTGAAGGTGGAGCTCGCAGAGGTCAATTCCATCTTGGAGAAGCTGACACCCCTCGATGAGGTCCGAAGCGTCTTCCTCTCAACTGGCGTGGCCAACATGGTGGTGAGGGTGGCGACTAGCAGCAACGAAGCGTTCCAGGACTTCCTCAGTGAACGTGTGGCTTCACTCGGGGTAGACGTCGTTTCCAGCGAGGTGATCACCCGGACCGTGAAGGACGAGCAGGGAGTGGCGCTCTACGGTGAAATGGCTGTGGCCCTGGTCTGCGACTATTGCGGCGGCGAGATAAGCGGAAAGCCTTTCACTCTCAACGTAGGAGAAGGGAAGCGGTTCTTCTGCTGCAAGACCTGCCTTTCCAGCTACAAGGAGAAGTACGAGGCGAAGTCAGGTGCCTCTTCAGGAGCAATTTGGAACGGTTGA